CTAAAATACGTTTACTCAACTAACTATGAAAAAAAACATTCTCTTAGTCGCAGGTTTATTAGCTGGTGCTATGCTAACTGCTTGCGAATCTAAAAAAGCCGAAAACACTCAAACTAACGACACATTGAAAATCGAACAATCTGTATTTGGTAAGGTATCTGATAGTACTAATGCCACTTTGTATACGCTTAAAAATCAGGCAGGAACAGAAGTGAAAATTTCCGACTTTGGTGGTACAATTGTATCGTGGACTGCTGCCGACAAAAACGGAAAATTTGAAGATATTACATTGGGTTGCGATTCGTTGGCGGGCTACCAAAAAGGTGTTCCTTATTTTGGTGCATTGATTGGCCGCTTCGGAAACCGTATTGCCAATGGTCAGTTCCAACTCGACGGTACTACTTATACGTTGGCCAAAAACAATGGCCCCAATGCTTTACATGGTGGCTTGAAGGGTTTTGACAAAGTATTGTGGACAGCCACTCCAATAGATGGTGATGAGCCAGCCCTAAAATTAACTTATACTGCCAAAGATGGCGAAGAAGGGTATCCAGGCAATCTTTCGGTAGAGGTAATTTATACTTTGACAAAAGATAATTCTCTCAAAATTGATTATAAAGCTACTACCGACAAAGCAACAGTAATCAACTTGACCAACCATGCTTATTTTAACCTAAAAGGAGGCTTTAATAGCGATATTCTCGACCACGAGGTTACTTTGAATGCCGACAAGTTTTTGCCTGTTAGCAAAACGCTTATTCCTACAGGAGAGCTCAAGGCAGTTGCTGGCACACCTTTTGATTTTACAAAATCTACTAAAATTGGTTCTAGAATCAACGACACCAGCGACGAGCAAATTAAATTCGGGGGTGGTTATGACCACTGTTGGGTTTTGGCCGATTCTAGCAAAAACCTTAAATTGGCAGCAAGTGTACTTGAACCTACTAGTGGCCGATTTTTAGAAGTATTCACAACCGAGCCTGCTATTCAGTTTTATACTGGAAACTTCTTGGACGGTACTATTGTCGGAAAAGGTGGAGCGGTTTACAAACATCGTTATGGGCTGTGTTTAGAAACTCAGCATTATCCAAACTCTCCTAACCAAGCGAGCTTCCCAAGTACAGTACTAAAACCTGGCGAAACGTATCAGACTACTACCGTTTATAAATTCTCGGTAAAAAAATAAAACCAACATTCTTTCTCAAAAAAGTCAGGCCTACCAAGTCTGACTTTTTTTATAGTACTTCGTAGAAAAAGCTTTCTTCAATAATATAACTATTTGTATTTAATTTTACACAAAAACAGTAAGTCTATTGGATTTATCGTATTTTTTTGGGCAACTCCATCATTCTACACTAATTTTGTAGCTACTGATGACTATCCCTAAAAATAACATATTGGCCTTCATTTGCATATTCATGACGTATGCTGTGGTATTTTTTACCATTGAGGGACGAGTATTACTCCAGCATGAAGCCGAAAGTGGGTTAATTAGTCATTTGAGCCTTGAACAAGCCGATGCGTATTTTGATGAAATCAATGGAGATTTGAAGGGAACTCTGCCCATTGTATCACAATATTATATTGATAGTTTGCCTTTAGGCTTTTTTTTTATTGTCTATTTATTTATTGAAAAATATACAACTCTACAAATTCGTTGTGCTTGCAACCACCGCTTCGCATACTCTCTCCAAAAAACATTATTTAAACATTATATAGCCATTAATGCCCCATGAGTCGATATAGGGCTTTTATACCAAAGCTATTACTCACTCGACAAATTGTCCAAATTATTCATCCAATCATCAAAGTCATTTAAAATTTATAAATAATGTGGAATAAAATTGCGAATATAATCATCCGAAATAGATTATTTTGGATTGGATTTATTTTAGTTTCAACCATTTTTATGGGTTATCAAGCCAGTAAAATCCAGCTTTCGTATGAATTTGCCAGAATTTTGCCTGCCAACGACCCAACCGAAAAAGAATACCAAAATTTTAGAAAGCTTTTTGGCGAAGACGGTAGCCTCATGGTAATCGGATGGCAGTCGCCTGATATTTATAAGCTTCAAAATTTCAACGATTGGTACGACCTAACCCAGCAAATTAAAAAACATGAAGGTATCAAAAACGTTATTTCTTTAGCCAATCTGATAGACCTAAAAGTTAATGAATCTACCAAACGTTTTGACGTAAAGCCTGTATTGACCCAAAAACCTCAATCACAAACTGAATTAGATTCTGTTCGAGAAAAAATCAGTAACCTCAAGTTTTACGAAGGAACTATTCTCAACTCGAACACCAATACAACATTGATGGCCATCACCTTCAATGAAAAAACCTTAAATTCCAAGAAAAGAATTGCAATTGTAGGTGAAATCAAAGCCTTAGCTCATGAGTTTGAGCTAAAGCACCAAACTACATTGCATTTCTCGGGTATGCCATTTATCAGAACGGCAACAATGCAAAAAGTATCACGAGAAATGGAATTATTTATGGGATTGGCCGTAGTAGTTACAGCCATTATCTTATGGTTTTTCTTCCGTTCTGTTCGTTTTACTGTTGTTTCTATCTTGGTAGTACTTATTGGAGTAGTATTCTCGGTAGGCACATTGGTAATGTTTGGTTATAAAATCACTATGTTAACGGGGCTTATTCCTCCATTACTCATCGTAATTGGTGTACCCAACTGTATCTTCTTGATTAATAGATACCAAGGCGAATTATTGGCACATGGCGATAAGCAATTGGCCATTCAAAATATGGTATCGGGTATTGGCCTTTCTACCTTTTTGGCCAACCTCACAACAGCCATTGGTTTTGGTGTATTTTATTTTACTAACAGTAGCCTTTTAGTAGAATTTGGTGTAGTAGCCGCCCTCAATGTAATGGTAACTTATGTGTTATGCCTTTTGTTGATTCCTATTTGTGTGTATTATATGGGTATGCCAAAAGTAAAGCACCTCAAGCACTTAGAAGGCCAATGGGCCAAAAATTTCTTGGGTTTAATCAACAAATTAGTACATAACAACCGCAAAGCGATATACCTAACCTCGTTGATTGTAGTATTGATATCGGCTTATGGTATTACCAAAATCAATGTGATTGGTTATGTTGTTGACGATTTGCCCAAAAAAGACCCTATCTACACCGATTTGCGTTTCTTTGAAGCCAATTTTAATGGTGTACTTCCTTTTGAAATTATGGTAGATACCAAGCACCCCAATGGAGTGTTTGATAATCAAGCCGAGGCTTTATACAAAATTAAATCGTTGCAAAACAAGCTAAAACAATACAAAGAATTCTCAAAACCTTTGTCGATCGTAGAGGCTACTCGCTTTTTGTATCAGTCCTACAAAGGTGGCGAAGCTCGCTATTATATCATGCCAAGTGTTTTTGAATTGTCAAAACTTTCGGAATACTTACAATCTGATTCTACTTCGGCATCTAAGCAAATCAAGCCATTCTTGAATGCCGATAAAAGTATTACTCGTATCAGTTTTCAAATGGCCGATGTGGGTTCTGTTCGTATCAAAGAGTTGATGAAAGAAATACAGCCACAGGTCGATGCTATTTTTCCTCCAAGCGAGTACAAAGTGAGTTTAACAGGTCATAGTTTGGTATTCCTCAAAAGTAATGACTATCTGTTAGGCAACCTTTACGAAAGTTTGTTGATTGCCATAGTATTGATAGCCTTGGTAGGAATGATTCTGTTTAGGTCTATTCCAATCATCATTTTATCAAAACTACCGTGTTTAATTCCATTGGCTTTAACGGCTGGTATTATGGGCTTTTTTGATATTCACTTCAAGCCTTCAACCATCCTTATTTTTAGTATTACCTTTGGTATTGCATCGGACGGAACGGTTTATTTCCTAACACGTTATCGTCAGGAATTAGAAGAAAAAGGGCATACCGTTCGTGAAGCTATTACCAACACTATTTTTGGTACAGGGCTAAGTATGATTTACACGGCTGTTATCTTATTCTGTGGATTTTCTATATTTGCAGCATCAAGCTTTGGAGGTACGGCCGCCATGGGGGTTATGGTTTCTATCACACTTTTGATTGCCATGTGTACCAACCTTATTTTGCTTCCAGCATTACTTTTGACTATCAATAGAAATAAATTAGATCAGAAAAAGGTTTAATAAGCCATTATTTATACCAAAAACTGGGTTAGCTATTTTGAAAAAAAACAAATAGTTGACCCAGTTTTTTTTAGCCCAAAAAATTGATTTTTATCAATAAAACGGAAATTTGTTCGTTTAAAAGACATTCAGACCTATCTTTGTGGCATGGTAAATAAACTCATAGCAATTCTTCTACTCATTTTACTGAATATTCCATTATTCAGCAAGTGGAGTTTTGTGGTGTATTACCAAGTCAACAAAAGTTATATTGCCAAAGAACTTTGTATTAATCGCAACAAACCACAGCTACATTGCGATGGTAAATGTTTTTTAGCGAAAAAGCTCAAAGCGGCAGAAGAAAAAGAACAAAAGGCAACTTCGGAAAAACTCGAAAAAATGCCCGAAATTACACTCTTCTGGTCCGATAATACTGTTGACTTTCTGGGCAATAGTTCTATTGAAGAACTCCCCCCACTTCACTCCTTTTCTTATATCGAGCCTCATTATAGCTCGCCATTCTTAGGTTTTTTTCAACCTCCCAAGGTATAGGTCATTTTCTCTATCATGTTGGTAAACCTGCTCTAGTTCAGAGCAAGTAATAATTGCTTTATAAAATTTGGTATAGGTTATTCCAGACAACAATACGCCTGAGTATTGGCTATTGATTATACCCATATTTTCAAACCAATATCAGGTTTGGAGCATTTATGCTTGCATCAAAACGAGACAACCTTTCATCGCCCATAACGTTCGACATGAAAAGTGACACCGTTTGATTTTCACATATTTTGAATCGTTTCACTTTTATTTTGTTCAAATACGTACATGAAACAGCTAATTTTTGCCACAATTCTATTGTTAGGACTACAAAGTTGTAAAAAGAATAATACTACAGATACCGAGCCAGCCCCTGAACCTCAGCCTCTGTTTAGTA
The Flectobacillus major DSM 103 DNA segment above includes these coding regions:
- a CDS encoding efflux RND transporter permease subunit, which translates into the protein MWNKIANIIIRNRLFWIGFILVSTIFMGYQASKIQLSYEFARILPANDPTEKEYQNFRKLFGEDGSLMVIGWQSPDIYKLQNFNDWYDLTQQIKKHEGIKNVISLANLIDLKVNESTKRFDVKPVLTQKPQSQTELDSVREKISNLKFYEGTILNSNTNTTLMAITFNEKTLNSKKRIAIVGEIKALAHEFELKHQTTLHFSGMPFIRTATMQKVSREMELFMGLAVVVTAIILWFFFRSVRFTVVSILVVLIGVVFSVGTLVMFGYKITMLTGLIPPLLIVIGVPNCIFLINRYQGELLAHGDKQLAIQNMVSGIGLSTFLANLTTAIGFGVFYFTNSSLLVEFGVVAALNVMVTYVLCLLLIPICVYYMGMPKVKHLKHLEGQWAKNFLGLINKLVHNNRKAIYLTSLIVVLISAYGITKINVIGYVVDDLPKKDPIYTDLRFFEANFNGVLPFEIMVDTKHPNGVFDNQAEALYKIKSLQNKLKQYKEFSKPLSIVEATRFLYQSYKGGEARYYIMPSVFELSKLSEYLQSDSTSASKQIKPFLNADKSITRISFQMADVGSVRIKELMKEIQPQVDAIFPPSEYKVSLTGHSLVFLKSNDYLLGNLYESLLIAIVLIALVGMILFRSIPIIILSKLPCLIPLALTAGIMGFFDIHFKPSTILIFSITFGIASDGTVYFLTRYRQELEEKGHTVREAITNTIFGTGLSMIYTAVILFCGFSIFAASSFGGTAAMGVMVSITLLIAMCTNLILLPALLLTINRNKLDQKKV
- a CDS encoding aldose epimerase family protein, producing the protein MKKNILLVAGLLAGAMLTACESKKAENTQTNDTLKIEQSVFGKVSDSTNATLYTLKNQAGTEVKISDFGGTIVSWTAADKNGKFEDITLGCDSLAGYQKGVPYFGALIGRFGNRIANGQFQLDGTTYTLAKNNGPNALHGGLKGFDKVLWTATPIDGDEPALKLTYTAKDGEEGYPGNLSVEVIYTLTKDNSLKIDYKATTDKATVINLTNHAYFNLKGGFNSDILDHEVTLNADKFLPVSKTLIPTGELKAVAGTPFDFTKSTKIGSRINDTSDEQIKFGGGYDHCWVLADSSKNLKLAASVLEPTSGRFLEVFTTEPAIQFYTGNFLDGTIVGKGGAVYKHRYGLCLETQHYPNSPNQASFPSTVLKPGETYQTTTVYKFSVKK